Proteins encoded in a region of the Anopheles aquasalis chromosome 2, idAnoAquaMG_Q_19, whole genome shotgun sequence genome:
- the LOC126572751 gene encoding sphingomyelin phosphodiesterase-like, whose amino-acid sequence MRTQAVVALAAVVVALCCTQSEADRLRPQGYKRMVERWQKYYVEFEAEVGREFRAWKRDGVMSTRFRELIDSVRIAPEERGYELRELPTAREGPFCGICRGFGGSLLEFRREGATREEVFETAAELCALLDLQAPDICRGLIELNIDPILYIIDNRPQLPIGSVCAVVFQSGACELSDESFSSWSVDLDPNGTPVTASKSGTTQRGPNDLKIVQLTDLHFDPNYRTGYNADCGAPACCRESQGIPDDPAAGAGPWGDYRACDTPWNAVEDIIDRVAEEHPDADFIYHTGDIIDHGIWETSIGYNVRSINQVIQKLRTSFPDKPVYNILGNHEAHPTNVYELGEISRPDFSTNWLYHLSADLWSAWLPRAAEQTIRLGGYYTALVRPGFRVIALNNNDCYTFNWWILYQPDALRNQLQWLHDVLLQAERAGEKVHILSHLPVSSDCFSVWQREYRRVLERFRDTISAQFHGHTHKDEFNVFYAAEDPQYAVAVAWNGGSGTAHTNVNPNYVVYYVNPETYEVTDFESYAYNLTAANLQPDQRPEWFRMYSFQEEFGLSDLSPAAIDELIQRLGTPDGREELQRYWEFKVKLADASLEIGCDESCLLNHLCEIVSNQADDTRKCEELSDTFFG is encoded by the exons ATGCGTACGCAAGCAGTGGTTGCTCTGGCGGCCGTCGTGGTCGCCCTCTGCTGCACCCAATCGGAAGCGGATCGGTTGCGACCGCAGGGTTACAAGCGGATGGTTGAACGGTGGCAGAAATATTACG TTGAGTTCGAAGCTGAAGTGGGCCGGGAATTCCGCGCGTGGAAACGTGATGGCGTGATGTCGACCAGATTTCGCGAGTTGATCGACTCGGTGCGCATCGCGCCCGAGGAACGTGGATACGAGCTGCGCGAGCTGCCAACGGCTCGTGAAGGTCCGTTCTGTGGCATTTGCCGTGGGTTCGGTGGCTCGTTGCTCGAGTTCCGCCGTGAGGGAGCCACTCGGGAGGAAGTGTTTGAAACGGCGGCCGAACTGTGCGCCCTGCTGGATCTGCAGGCACCGGACATTTGCCGTGGATTGATCGAGCTGAACATCGATCCGATACTGTACATCATCGACAATCGACCACAACTtccgatcggttcggtgtgcgCCGTCGTCTTCCAGTCCGGTGCTTGCGAGCTTAGCGATGAAAGCTTTAGCTCATGGAGTGTCGATCTCGATCCGAACGGTACACCGGTGACGGCTTCTAAATCGGGAACGACCCAACGTGGACCGAACGATCTGAAGATTGTCCAGCTAACGGATCTACACTTCGATCCGAACTATCGCACCGGATACAATGCGGACTGTGGGGCACCGGCTTGTTGCCGGGAGTCGCAGGGCATCCCGGACGATCCGGCCGCTGGCGCAGGACCATGGGGAGACTATCGTGCCTGCGATACACCCTGGAACGCCGTCGAGGACATTATCGATCGAGTGGCGGAGGAACATCCGGATGCGGATTTCATTTACCACACGGGCGACATCATCGATCACGGTATCTGGGAAACGTCGATCGGATAcaacgttcgatcgatcaatcaggTTATCCAGAAGCTACGTACCAGCTTCCCGGACAAACCGGTTTACAACATTCTCGGCAATCACGAGGCTCATCCGACGAACGTGTACGAGCTTGGGGAGATCAGTCGACCGGACTTTTCCACCAACTGGCTGTACCATCTGTCGGCGGATCTATGGAGCGCTTGGTTACCGCGTGCCGCTGAGCAGACGATCCGTCTCGGAGGATACTACACTGCGCTGGTACGTCCGGGATTCCGGGTGATTgcgctcaacaacaacgactgTTACACGTTCAACTGGTGGATTCTGTATCAGCCCGATGCACTACGCAATCAGCTGCAGTGGCTGCACGATGTTCTGCTGCAGGCAGAGCGAGCGGGGGAAAAGGTTCACATCTTGTCCCATCTGCCGGTTTCGTCCGATTGTTTCAGCGTGTGGCAGCGTGAGTATCGGCGAGTGTTGGAACGCTTCCGGGACACCATCAGTGCCCAGTTCCATGGCCATACGCACAAGGATGAGTTTAACGTGTTCTACGCTGCCGAGGATCCTCAGTacgcggtggcagtggcatggaacggtggcagcggtaCGGCACACACCAACGTTAATCCGAATTACGTCGTGTACTACGTTAATCCGGAGACTTAT GAAGTGACAGACTTTGAATCGTATGCCTACAACTTGACGGCGGCAAATCTGCAACCCGACCAACGACCGGAGTGGTTCCGGATGTACTCGTTCCAGGAGGAGTTTGGGCTGAGCGATCTCAGCCCGGCCGCTATCGATGAGCTGATCCAACGGCTCGGTACACCCGATGGCCGAGAGGAACTGCAGCGATACTGGGAATTTAAGGTGAAACTGGCCGATGCCTCGCTGGAGATTGGTTGCGATGAGAGCTGCCTGCTAAACCATCTGTGCGAGATCGTCAGCAATCAGGCCGATGACACCCGAAAGTGTGAGGAGCTGAGTGATACGTTCTTTGGCTAA
- the LOC126572750 gene encoding uncharacterized protein LOC126572750 — translation MLTESIIERATQKQAPVNSTIASATTTTSTTSSSTTTHSNSSRSVRSLIRRNNRIGTGTDQQLSTGTAKPNATAAATTTTPSSTAADSLLQRFRFHFSKRAQKLTRNSFCSSQDNLGASEYRKDRRVHGLQLPLHPLQLIGWFALALFGYSTFGVLIPALEPTLQTPLSVGLAGLYLLHIASHLTALLLDPADPELRKLPASKTVVPEFDRTRHSHVIENGRCHLCNIRTTSHRTKHCSVCNKCVGTFDHHCKWLNHCVGGRNYVAFLMCVVSAVIAALVILAAAVVEIVLYHVQPSWLNLAWFGLVEHAPGVGVVGGGGGTELGDVATTSTTVQDDIGATATGGVGGATGGLFENLTTSAQDLLLNSTVVIFGGAAADVGNGTTEASIDGGATDISSVAGGTATGVADGEPFTGIGLHHTVFLAFIASLGILAAIAAGLLLHLCCFHVYISFLGLTTYEYIRNSRQAAQNATATAAAATASDTRTQQSNGPVKHEQQPPGQPVGSTYGLLSNCTHAGRRKFPEVYICSSINPNSSPPIAGPVSSLMIPPGQLNDLNRVRPRTLHCCDSSSTECRNNITAAGLRTLSKNVAASSSMTTTTTVTSLAASTAALADAAIQGGQPNPSNLHHHYHQQQQHDQKAAFYLCSLLENDACANDDESDDELAHKSDSTRTFHCCSQYSRQMAAQHSSTMTTNNNPQQQQQQHHGLQQQFVQPAHHQHHLHPHSHGNDFLAAATAATLMATTMTTLTTTTTTSEEAYVQYTERCTFCSVQVQKPGAQARIETRSNAEHRCGQEQRAHPRSLNSGGNALEGPELACCAAAKSLTTAKHHRWKRKWNCCSSVPDSPDVPAGTDAVGVVRTISGTLSVAASRSVLSASPATGLPTIANVTEQRQQASRSRPRYRQRSAEDSDDPTTLSSSGQCPRPELYNENCANNNSVSSVQSSPSAGACRSPRLQSAAGAEGPGWNDNGNGTDNPVITADRDEPVIQVLNSDANGNEVTRAEGGGGGGSGSLRNSNAPSSTTQGANVSPAPKRPRARLVRPWPVVRLRHMMRMIDRYRRPRARPTGSGTSPNPSPGGSASAVATIAAGSSTNSSSSSNTNGNGHNPMLIKQNQIRPMTSCEYASALLSVPGFGMSMLAAAASAASGSASETGSPTVQRRSPSNGHSVERPSITMPVLPPPTRRRLKGGGGGICEQLLPDLSAGFDYQPAPSNGTPSTSSSSTNGIVGVRVPVHPPLAYRRSRRKTVLRNRSPTLSPIHESGLSNPTSPLPCRHVCAPSSATASAGSTNNLLIHDGGGGGGVGASFQVATTGYTDQSP, via the coding sequence ATGCTCACAGAGTCTATAATAGAGCGTGCGACGCAAAAACAAGCACCGGTCAACAGTACCATCGCCagcgcgacaacgacgacgtcgaccaccagcagcagcaccaccacccacagcaacagcagcaggagcgtcCGAAGTCTGATCAGGCGCAACAATCGcatcggtaccggtaccgaCCAGCAGCTCTCGACCGGAACTGCCAAACCGAACgcaacggcggcagcaacGACTACAACTCCCTCGAGCACCGCCGCCGACTCCCTACTCCAACGCTTCCGCTTTCATTTCAGCAAACGAGCCCAGAAGCTAACGCGCAATTCCTTCTGCTCATCACAAGATAATCTGGGAGCGTCCGAGTATCGGAAGGATCGACGGGTGCACGGACTGCAGCTGCCGTTGCACCCACTGCAGCTGATCGGTTGGTTCGCCCTTGCCCTCTTCGGGTACTCCACGTTCGGCGTCCTGATACCGGCACTCGAGCCCACCCTGCAAACACCGCTATCGGTCGGACTCGCCGGACTCTATCTGCtgcacatcgcatcgcacctgACCGCCCTCCTGCTCGATCCGGCCGATCCCGAACTGAGGAAACTGCCGGCGAGTAAAACTGTGGTGCCCGAGTTCGATCGTACCCGGCACTCGCACGTGATCGAGAACGGACGGTGCCACCTGTGCAACATTCGCACCACGAGCCACCGGACCAAGCACTGCAGCGTGTGCAACAAGTGTGTCGGGACGTTCGATCATCACTGCAAATGGTTAAACCATTGCGTCGGTGGACGGAACTATGTTGCCTTCCTTATGTGCGTGGTGAGTGCCGTCATTGCAGCGCTGGTCATTCTGGCCGCGGCCGTCGTCGAGATCGTGCTGTACCATGTGCAGCCGAGCTGGCTGAACCTAGCCTGGTTCGGGCTAGTGGAACACGCTCCGGGCGTcggtgtggtcggtggtggaggtggcacTGAGCTAGGAGATGTCGcaaccacttccaccaccgtccAGGATGATATCGGAGCaactgctactggtggtgttggtggtgcaacGGGAGGACTGTTTGAGAATCTGACCACCTCGGCTCAGGATCTGCTACTCAACAGTACCGTTGTGATCTTCGGTGGTGCGGCCGCAGATGTTGGCAATGGTACAACGGAAGCTTCCATCGATGGTGGCGCAACGGATATATCTTCGGTGGCAGGTGGTACCGCTACTGGAGTGGCCGATGGAGAGCCGTTTACGGGGATAGGACTCCATCATACCGTGTTCCTGGCTTTTATTGCCTCGCTCGGCATTTTGGCCGCTATTGCAGCGGGTCTGCTGTTGCATCTGTGTTGCTTTCACGTTTACATTTCCTTTCTCGGACTTACCACGTACGAGTACATCCGGAACAGTCGACAAGCGGCACAGAATGCCAccgctacggctgctgctgctacagcgaGCGATACTCGGACGCAACAGTCCAACGGTCCGGTGaaacacgagcagcagcctcccggccagccagtgggGTCCACGTATGGGTTACTGTCGAACTGTACGCACGCCGGTAGACGCAAGTTTCCGGAGGTTTACATTTGCTCCTCCATCAACCCGAACTCATCGCCACCAATCGCGGGTCCGGTTTCGTCGCTGATGATTCCACCGGGCCAGCTGAACGATCTGAATCGAGTGCGGCCACGTACGCTACACTGCTGCGATAGCAGTAGCACCGAGTGTAGGAACAACATAACGGCCGCTGGTCTGCGGACACTCTCCAAAAATGTTGCTGCATCCTCAtcgatgaccaccaccacaacggtAACATCATTGGCGGCTTCCACGGCAGCGCTTGCCGATGCGGCCATTCAAGGTGGTCAACCGAACCCCTCGAATCTTcatcaccattaccaccagcagcagcagcacgatcagaAGGCGGCCTTCTATCTGTGCTCTCTACTGGAGAACGATGCTTGCGCCAACGACGATGAGTCGGATGACGAGTTGGCCCACAAGTCGGATAGCACGCGGACATTTCACTGCTGCTCGCAGTACAGCCGCCAGATGGCCGCTCAACATTCGTCCACGATGACCACCAACAATAacccgcaacagcaacagcagcagcaccacggttTGCAGCAACAGTTTGTGCAACCTgctcaccatcaacatcatcttcatccacACAGCCACGGGAACGATTTCTTGGCAGCAGCGACTGCCGCTACActaatggccaccaccatgacGACActaacgacgaccacgaccacttCGGAGGAAGCGTACGTACAGTACACGGAGCGATGCACCTTTTGTAGCGTTCAGGTACAGAAACCCGGTGCTCAGGCACGGATCGAAACACGTTCGAATGCCGAACACCGGTGTGGGCAAGAGCAGCGTGCGCATCCACGATCGTTGAACAGCGGCGGTAATGCACTGGAAGGACCAGAGTTGGCCTGCTGCGCCGCAGCCAAATCCCTCACGACGGCCAAACATCATCGATGGAAAAGAAAGTGGAACTGTTGCTCCAGCGTTCCGGACAGTCCGGATGTACCCGCCGGTACCGATGCGGTCGGTGTGGTACGAACGATCTCCGGTACGCTATCGGTAGCCGCATCACGCTCGGTGTTGAGTGCTAGTCCGGCAACCGGACTGCCAACGATCGCAAACGTAACCGAGCAACGTCAACAGGCTAGCCGATCGCGTCCACGATACCGGCAACGATCTGCCGAGGATAGCGATGATCCGACCACACTCAGCTCATCCGGGCAATGTCCAAGACCTGAGCTGTATAATGAAAACTGTGCCAACAATAACTCCGTCAGTAGTGTTCAAAGTAGTCCAAGCGCTGGTGCTTGCCGAAGCCCACGGTTACAGTCGGCCGCCGGTGCAGAAGGTCCAGGCTGGAATGATAATGGCAACGGCACTGACAACCCTGTGATCACTGCGGACCGTGATGAACCGGTCATACAGGTCCTAAACTCCGATGCCAATGGTAATGAAGTGACGAGAgccgaaggaggaggagggggaggcaGTGGCTCATTGCGGAACAGTAATGCACCATCGTCGACGACGCAGGGAGCGAATGTATCGCCCGCTCCGAAGCGTCCACGGGCCCGGCTGGTACGGCCCTGGCCTGTTGTGCGATTGCGTCACATGATGCGAATGATCGATCGGTATCGACGTCCGCGAGCACGACCAACGGGCTCTGGTACGTCGCCAAATCCCAGCCCTGGTGGCAGTGCTAGTGCTGTAGCAACGATCGCCGCaggtagcagcaccaacagcagcagcagcagcaacaccaatgGTAATGGCCACAATCCGATGTTGATTAAACAGAACCAGATAAGACCGATGACGTCCTGCGAGTACGCTAGCGCGCTGCTATCCGTGCCTGGGTTCGGAATGTCAATGCTAGCGGCAGCCGCCTCAGCTGCATCCGGAAGTGCTTCGGAAACGGGATCACCAACCGTCCAGCGGCGTTCACCCAGCAATGGCCACTCTGTGGAGCGACCCTCGATCACGATGCCCGTCCTACCGCCACCCACTCGTCGTCGGTTGaaaggcggtggtggagggatTTGTGAGCAGTTGCTGCCCGATCTATCGGCCGGTTTTGACTATCAACCAGCGCCTTCGAACGGAACACCTTCGACATCGTCATCGAGTACGAATGGCATTGTTGGTGTGCGAGTGCCCGTGCATCCACCGCTAGCATATCGAAGAAGCCGCCGGAAGACGGTCCTCCGCAATCGCAGTCCGACGCTGTCACCGATCCACGAGTCCGGCCTGTCGAATCCGACCTCTCCCCTTCCCTGTCGTCACGTTTGTGCACCCAGCTCGGCGACGGCAAGCGCTGGCAGCACCAATAACCTGTTGAttcacgatggtggtggtggtggcggtgtcgggGCTTCATTTCAGGTAGCCACCACCGGTTATACCGATCAGTCACCATAA
- the LOC126573374 gene encoding integrator complex subunit 6, which translates to MTIILFLVDTSASMCQRALVNGVQKSYLDIAKGAVETFLKFRQRSQDCMGDRYMLLTFEDPPNNVKAGWKENHATFMNELKNLQSTGLTSMGEALKNAFDLLNLNRMQSGIDTYGQGRCPFYLEPSVIIVLTDGGKYTFRNGVHQEIILPLHAQMPGTKLTKEPFRWDQRLFSLVLRMPGHRVEERAEGKVPHDESMIEKMCEVTGGRSYKIKSHYVLNQCIESLVQKVQPGVVIHFDQLITNGGGGLGPSDAALAADIQFQPTKRMIYVPKQHPSQKTFPVGYWPIPEPYWPDPKLTNLPPRDAHPKIKIISPCCDEPQVLRNFPIDKYEVEACPLTLQILSKKEANKVWPLIVSTGMQGEMPFGYLKPNGNLPIVHLYVLPYNYQMLLPLINDLFHKFNLNPPNDWVYKFTNYVKTIPQYYCPFLRRALATIPNVPYQLVQYILPETLDSYLCPAVANYLKQMKNTAKQDQENLCLRVLKQLKQPKPSYHQVETLKINPGQPLKRDLVSHPMLRDTFAKLHSEIGNYDNFTVVVPTLTRQPSTKNYRNPYDIPRRDLIDEVARMRENFFRLPTSSIHLYTKDSAHSLPIADMGNYQEYLKSRETPLRELEPTNVRQHMFGNPYKKDKNMVMVDEADLNDVAPMKAGGSGREHPASGMKKGAAGMDASVSARTSRKRKAGPIRKDYVFKRSSIDTGASTSSASSSSSLSSLSSLSGSSSDLSSEYDSMSDYGGSDTESDDGEGRLVITLDPIDEPPEPGSGSSNHLESLKKIAQLDDRLADPGNSSSDSSSVDTKSEPSSASVDEQHDTLTGTGSSVTTDRESQPPDRNELDLTADSCPREPLNDADAERQDRDPLSSEMADHPQEDLEHPEYSDMPLVMDLGESDASPTVNEDERFNQVAQQPPTQDQQQPMATGAAAAVPTSFDYPHQEQQRNDLQQSAYGDGGHHTAFVEHHPQQQPTVNSATPASASLDSSSSSSVSVSRDMNDVHNISKILKTCHNGDADGNGLINSRGDPEAKREDDRLARDHGARSPPASAAAEVQENGGVGLIATNGGYSPPEPDQSTTTASTTNPHWNVSNTFYAGDFGEEEDDEQDTEQIEEFNLKMRSSVFKEIRRPGRDYSELLKQLELVQGSLETKERFVTMSIGEARRFRRHRMVTCIEEWWDGYSARVVSMRSYGYVRPYQRTPSPQGVVPAQYFTAPA; encoded by the coding sequence atgacgatcattCTCTTTCTGGTGGACACTTCCGCCTCGATGTGCCAGCGGGCACTGGTGAATGGGGTGCAAAAGTCGTACCTCGATATCGCGAAGGGTGCCGTCGAGACGTTCCTGAAGTTCCGGCAGCGATCGCAGGACTGCATGGGCGATCGGTACATGCTGCTGACGTTCGAGGATCCCCCCAACAACGTGAAGGCGGGCTGGAAGGAGAACCACGCGACGTTCATGAACGAACTGAAGAACCTGCAGAGCACGGGCCTGACCTCGATGGGCGAAGCGCTCAAGAACGCGTTCGATCTGCTCAACCTCAATCGCATGCAGTCCGGTATCGACACGTACGGGCAGGGTCGGTGTCCGTTCTATCTCGAGCCGTCCGTCATTATCGTGCTAACGGATGGCGGCAAGTACACGTTCCGGAATGGAGTGCACCAGGAGATCATCCTTCCGCTGCACGCACAAATGCCCGGCACAAAGCTAACGAAGGAACCGTTCCGGTGGGACCAGCGGCTgttctcgctggtgctgcgtaTGCCGGGCCACCGGGTGGAGGAACGAGCGGAGGGTAAGGTGCCGCACGATGAATCCATGATCGAGAAGATGTGCGAAGTGACGGGAGGCCGATCGTACAAAATCAAATCGCACTACGTGCTGAACCAGTGCATCGAAAGTTTAGTTCAGAAGGTGCAACCGGGAGTGGTGATCCACTTCGATCAGCTCATCACCAATGGCGGTGGAGGACTGGGACCGAGCGATGCGGCCCTTGCGGCCGATATTCAGTTTCAGCCCACCAAACGGATGATCTACGTACCGAAGCAACATCCATCGCAAAAGACGTTCCCCGTGGGTTACTGGCCCATACCGGAACCGTACTGGCCGGATCCGAAGCTAACCAATCTGCCACCACGGGATGCGCATCCCAAGATCAAAATCATCTCACCATGCTGCGATGAGCCGCAGGTGCTGCGGAACTTTCCGATCGACAAGTACGAGGTTGAAGCGTGCCCACTGACGCTGCAGATCCTGTcgaagaaggaagcgaacaaGGTGTGGCCACTGATCGTGTCGACGGGGATGCAGGGTGAGATGCCGTTCGGCTATCTGAAACCCAACGGTAACCTACCGATCGTTCATCTGTACGTGCTGCCCTACAACTaccagatgctgctgccgctgatcaACGATCTGTTCCACAAGTTCAACCTTAATCCACCGAACGATTGGGTGTACAAGTTCACGAACTACGTCAAAACGATCCCCCAGTACTACTGTCCGTTTTTGCGCCGAGCGCTCGCCACGATCCCGAACGTACCGTACCAGCTGGTGCAGTACATACTGCCCGAAACACTCGACAGCTATCTGTGCCCGGCGGTGGCCAACTATCTGAAGCAGATGAAGAACACGGCCAAACAGGACCAGGAGAATCTGTGTCTGCGGGTGCTGAAGCAGCtgaagcaaccgaaaccgTCCTACCATCAGGTGGAGACACTCAAAATCAATCCGGGGCAACCGTTGAAGCGCGATCTCGTGTCGCATCCGATGCTACGCGATACGTTCGCCAAGCTGCACAGCGAGATCGGCAATTATGACAACTTTACCGTCGTCGTACCAACGCTAACGAGGCAACCATCGACCAAGAACTACCGCAATCCGTACGACATTCCTCGGCGCGATCTGATCGATGAGGTGGCGCGCATGAGGGAGAACTTCTTCCGGTTGCCGACGAGCAGCATTCACCTGTACACGAAAGATTCGGCCCACAGTCTGCCGATCGCGGACATGGGCAACTATCAGGAGTACCTCAAGAGTCGGGAGACACCGTTGCGCGAGCTGGAACCGACCAATGTGCGGCAGCACATGTTTGGCAATCCGTACAAGAAGGACAAGAatatggtgatggtggatgagGCCGATCTGAACGATGTGGCCCCGATGAAGGCGGGCGGCTCGGGACGGGAACATCCGGCCAGCGGGATGAAGAAGGGAGCGGCCGGTATGGATGCAAGTGTGTCGGCGCGTACCAGCCGGAAGCGTAAGGCGGGCCCGATACGCAaggattatgtgttcaaacgATCGTCGATTGATACCGGTGCATCaacgtcatcagcatcgtcgtcatcctcgttATCTTCGTTGTCGTCACTGAGTGGCAGCAGTTCGGATCTTAGCTCGGAGTACGATAGCATGTCGGATTACGGTGGCAGCGATACCGAGTCGGACGATGGTGAAGGACGGCTTGTAATTACcctcgatccgatcgatgaaCCACCGGAGCCGGGTAGCGGATCATCGAATCACCTGGAAAGCTTGAAGAAGATCGCTCAGCTCGACGATCGACTAGCAGATCCGGGGAACTCCTCTTCCGACTCTTCGTCTGTCGACACGAAATCGGAACCTTCTTCGGCGTCGGTTGACGAGCAGCACGACACGCtcacaggaacaggaagctcTGTAACGACGGATCGCGAATCACAGCCACCGGATCGGAACGAGTTAGATCTTACCGCTGACAGTTGTCCCAGGGAACCGCTTAATGATGCGGATGCTGAGAGGCAAGATCGGGACCCACTCTCCAGCGAAATGGCTGATCATCCGCAGGAGGACCTAGAGCACCCGGAATACTCCGATATGCCGCTAGTGATGGATCTTGGCGAGTCCGATGCATCTCCCACGGTGAACGAGGATGAACGGTTCAATCAGGTTGCCCAGCAACCACCAACTCAggaccaacagcaaccaatggcaacaggagcagccgcagcagtgCCTACTTCGTTCGATTATCctcaccaggagcagcaaaggAACGATCTGCAACAATCGGcgtatggtgatggtggccaccatacGGCTTTCGTAGAACATCACCCTCAACAGCAGCCCACCGTCAACAGCGCGACACCTGCATCCGCTTCCCTGGACTCCAGCAGTTCCTCTAGCGTCAGCGTTAGCCGTGACATGAATGATGTGCACAACATATCGAAGATTCTGAAAACGTGTCACAACGGTGATGCCGATGGTAACGGATTGATCAACAGTAGAGGTGACCCGGAAGCAAAGCGGGAGGATGACCGATTAGCACGTGACCATGGGGCACGTTCTCCACCTGCGTCGGCGGCAGCGGAAGTACAAGAAAACGGTGGTGTGGGGCTTATCGCAACGAATGGAGGGTACAgcccaccggaaccggaccaatccacgacgacggcgtcgaCGACAAATCCACACTGGAACGTGAGCAACACTTTCTATGCTGGTGATTTcggcgaggaggaggatgatgagcaAGATACGGAGCAGATCGAAGAGTTCAACCTGAAGATGCGCTCGTCCGTGTTCAAGGAAATACGACGGCCCGGGCGTGACTATTCGGAGCTTCTGAAGCAACTCGAGCTCGTCCAAGGCAGTCTGGAGACGAAGGAACGGTTCGTTACTATGAGCATCGGTGAGGCGCGACGTTTCCGGCGACATCGAATGGTGACCTGCATCGAGGAGTGGTGGGATGGGTACAGTGCACGGGTGGTCAGTATGCGCTCGTACGGGTACGTGCGGCCCTATCAACGAACACCGAGCCCCCAGGGAGTGGTACCAGCACAGTACTTTACCGCACcggcatga